A window of Actinobacillus suis ATCC 33415 contains these coding sequences:
- the hda gene encoding DnaA inactivator Hda, with amino-acid sequence MQLPLPIHQVDDETFDNFYAENSLVLLDSLRQNFVDVQQPFFYIWGGKSSGKSHLLKAVSNHYLLNQQTSSYIPLEKSQYFSPMVLDNAEQLDVICLDDIQVVAGDEAWELAIFNLFNQIREQQGLFGSGHKTLLLISADCPPHQLKINLPDLRSRLTWGEVYQLNDLSDEQKRIILQRNAYQKGMELSDEVANFLLKRLDRDLQTLSTELDRLDRASLQAQRKLTVPFVKEILGL; translated from the coding sequence TTGCAATTACCATTACCCATTCATCAAGTAGATGATGAGACTTTCGATAATTTTTACGCAGAAAACAGCCTTGTGCTGTTGGATTCTTTGCGCCAAAATTTTGTCGATGTGCAGCAGCCGTTCTTTTATATTTGGGGCGGGAAAAGTAGTGGTAAGAGTCATCTCCTAAAAGCGGTAAGTAATCATTATTTACTGAATCAGCAAACGTCTAGCTATATTCCTTTAGAAAAATCACAATACTTTTCTCCGATGGTTTTGGATAATGCCGAACAATTAGATGTTATCTGTTTGGATGATATTCAGGTGGTTGCCGGTGATGAAGCTTGGGAACTCGCTATTTTCAATCTTTTTAATCAGATTCGGGAGCAACAAGGTTTGTTCGGCAGTGGTCATAAGACTTTGCTGCTGATAAGTGCTGATTGTCCTCCGCATCAATTAAAGATTAATTTACCGGATCTCCGTTCCCGTCTTACGTGGGGAGAAGTGTATCAGTTAAATGATTTAAGTGATGAGCAAAAGCGAATTATTTTGCAACGCAATGCATATCAAAAAGGAATGGAGCTTTCCGATGAGGTTGCTAATTTCTTACTAAAACGTTTGGATAGAGATTTACAAACGCTTTCTACCGAATTAGATCGCCTTGATAGGGCCTCTTTACAGGCACAGCGGAAATTAACAGTGCCTTTTGTGAAAGAAATTTTAGGGCTTTGA
- a CDS encoding NAD(P)/FAD-dependent oxidoreductase, with translation MLKFAYQEHFKSYYYDSRNLSLQFPSISADQDADVCIIGAGFLGLSTALELAEKGKKVIILEGARVGFGASGRSGGQAINGFEDGIDEYIEQVGLEKAHRLWQMSLEAIDIIDERVKKHHIQCDWKKGYATLALNHRRMDDLIAMEQASRETFGYQQMQLWDKTQLKQHLGSDIYVGALFDSNSGHLHPLNYCLGLAQACVNAGVVIYEHSPATEIRSVSESKAVVFSEKFTISCESVVLATNAYIDALSKKLTFGIEKKILPVESFIIATEPLSQAMADSLINNGMSVCDNNLLLDYYRLSADNRLLFGSDSSTNVDMVAKMRSEMLAVFPQLEDAKIDYGWGGPIDMTLNSTPHFGRIKPNIYFAQGFSGHGVALTGLAGRIIQEAILGNDERLALFESLKVPSLYGGKWVKRMALKVGIPYYRFLDKYK, from the coding sequence ATGCTTAAATTTGCTTATCAAGAACATTTTAAATCTTACTATTACGATTCTCGTAACTTATCGCTTCAATTTCCTTCTATTAGTGCAGATCAAGATGCTGATGTTTGTATCATTGGTGCCGGGTTTCTTGGCTTATCCACAGCACTTGAGTTAGCAGAAAAAGGTAAAAAAGTTATTATCTTAGAGGGTGCACGAGTTGGCTTCGGTGCATCCGGTCGTTCCGGTGGTCAAGCGATTAACGGTTTTGAAGATGGCATTGATGAATATATTGAACAGGTCGGTTTAGAGAAAGCGCACAGATTATGGCAAATGTCATTAGAAGCGATCGATATCATTGATGAGCGTGTAAAAAAACATCATATCCAATGTGATTGGAAAAAGGGATATGCGACGTTGGCGCTCAATCATCGCCGCATGGATGACTTGATTGCTATGGAACAAGCAAGCCGAGAGACCTTTGGCTATCAGCAAATGCAGCTTTGGGATAAAACACAACTTAAGCAACATTTAGGCAGCGATATTTATGTCGGTGCTTTATTTGATAGTAACTCAGGTCACTTGCATCCGTTAAATTATTGCTTAGGTCTAGCGCAAGCCTGTGTTAACGCCGGCGTGGTCATTTATGAACATTCGCCAGCGACTGAAATTCGAAGTGTAAGTGAGAGTAAAGCGGTCGTTTTTTCCGAAAAATTTACCATTTCGTGTGAATCAGTGGTTTTAGCAACTAATGCCTATATTGATGCGCTTTCTAAAAAGCTCACGTTTGGTATTGAGAAAAAAATTCTACCGGTCGAAAGCTTTATTATTGCTACAGAACCACTGTCTCAGGCAATGGCGGATAGTCTTATCAATAATGGTATGTCTGTTTGCGATAACAATTTATTGTTGGATTATTACCGCTTATCTGCAGATAACCGTTTGTTGTTTGGATCGGATTCTAGTACTAATGTGGATATGGTGGCAAAAATGCGCTCAGAAATGTTGGCGGTATTTCCACAATTAGAAGATGCCAAAATTGATTATGGTTGGGGCGGGCCGATTGATATGACGCTGAACTCAACCCCTCATTTTGGGCGGATTAAACCGAATATCTACTTTGCTCAAGGTTTTTCAGGGCATGGTGTTGCTTTAACCGGATTAGCCGGACGAATTATTCAAGAAGCAATTTTAGGCAATGACGAACGATTAGCGCTTTTTGAGAGTTTGAAAGTACCGAGTCTTTATGGCGGTAAATGGGTAAAAAGAATGGCATTGAAGGTTGGTATTCCTTATTATCGTTTTTTAGATAAATATAAATAA
- a CDS encoding D-sedoheptulose-7-phosphate isomerase, which translates to MLEKIQDRFTESIQIQIAAAELLPKTLSEAANRIVACLLRGNKIIVCGHGRSYANAQLLVSHLLHKYDLARPSFAAQLLQFDGVLAGVIAQDNDLTQIYRKQLQAIAKEGDLFISFSPLGDEEAVLNALHSAKNEGLEVLAFTSSRNDHTQGLLDDHDLEISMPSSNELRIIEGHQFCVNLLCELVDQLLFS; encoded by the coding sequence ATGCTAGAAAAAATACAAGATCGCTTTACCGAAAGCATCCAGATCCAGATTGCAGCGGCGGAATTACTGCCTAAAACGCTTAGCGAAGCCGCAAATCGCATTGTTGCCTGTTTATTGAGAGGTAATAAGATTATTGTATGCGGACACGGGCGTTCATATGCGAACGCACAGCTTTTAGTCAGCCATTTATTACATAAATACGATCTTGCGCGCCCAAGCTTTGCAGCTCAATTATTGCAATTTGACGGTGTGTTGGCAGGGGTAATTGCACAAGATAACGACCTTACGCAAATCTATCGTAAACAGCTACAAGCAATTGCAAAAGAGGGAGACTTATTTATTAGTTTTTCGCCTCTAGGCGATGAAGAAGCGGTCTTAAATGCGCTACATTCTGCAAAAAATGAAGGTTTAGAAGTTTTAGCATTTACCAGTAGCCGTAATGACCATACACAAGGTTTGCTTGACGATCACGACCTTGAAATTTCAATGCCTTCCAGTAATGAATTACGAATTATCGAAGGCCATCAATTCTGTGTAAACTTACTCTGTGAATTAGTTGACCAGTTACTCTTTTCTTAA
- a CDS encoding heme ABC transporter permease, whose translation MWKWLHPYAKSETQYRLLGKVQPVLGWLSFMMLVAAFVWGLGFAPKDYQQGDSYRIIFIHVPAAIWSMGVYGSMAVAALVALVWQIRQASLAMISMAPIGLVFAFISLATGAIWGKPMWGTWWVWDARLTSALVLFFLYIGVMALYSAFQDKQTGAKAAGVLAVVGVINLPIIHFSVEWWNTLHQGATITKLDKPSMAVEMLIPLLLAIFGSLIFTAWFSIWRYRIALLNDERKRPWVKALVTE comes from the coding sequence ATGTGGAAATGGCTTCACCCCTACGCTAAATCGGAAACGCAATATCGATTGCTCGGGAAAGTTCAACCGGTATTGGGTTGGTTAAGTTTTATGATGTTGGTGGCTGCGTTTGTATGGGGGCTTGGCTTCGCACCTAAGGATTATCAGCAAGGTGATAGTTATCGCATTATCTTTATCCATGTGCCGGCGGCAATTTGGTCAATGGGAGTATATGGTTCAATGGCGGTTGCCGCATTAGTGGCATTAGTGTGGCAGATTCGCCAAGCAAGCCTTGCGATGATTTCTATGGCGCCAATCGGATTAGTGTTTGCCTTTATTTCGCTTGCAACTGGTGCAATTTGGGGTAAACCGATGTGGGGAACTTGGTGGGTTTGGGACGCTCGCTTGACGTCTGCTTTAGTTTTATTCTTCTTATATATTGGCGTGATGGCGCTGTATTCGGCTTTCCAAGATAAGCAAACCGGTGCGAAAGCGGCTGGAGTGTTAGCGGTCGTTGGTGTAATCAATCTTCCGATTATTCACTTTTCAGTGGAATGGTGGAACACCTTACATCAAGGCGCAACCATTACGAAATTAGATAAGCCGTCTATGGCTGTAGAAATGTTGATTCCGTTATTATTGGCAATTTTCGGCAGCTTAATTTTTACCGCTTGGTTTAGTATTTGGCGTTATCGTATCGCGCTCTTAAATGATGAGCGTAAGCGTCCTTGGGTAAAAGCACTTGTAACAGAATAA
- the ccmB gene encoding heme exporter protein CcmB, whose product MILFNIIQRELTIAFRKPAEILNPLWFFLIVITLFPLLMGPNPELLGKIAPGVAWVAALLSALLSFERLFRDDYVDGSLEQLMLLPVGLPQVALAKVIAHWLLTGLPLILLSPVAAILLSLETQVWWALVLTLLLGTPILSCLGAIGVALTVGLRKGGTLLSLLILPLFLPVLIFAAAVLEAATLNMGYSGQLAIIGAILALTLTFSPFAIAGALRISVQ is encoded by the coding sequence ATGATTTTATTTAATATTATTCAGCGAGAACTGACTATTGCTTTTCGCAAGCCGGCGGAGATTTTAAATCCCTTATGGTTCTTTCTGATTGTGATTACCCTTTTTCCATTATTAATGGGACCAAATCCTGAATTATTAGGCAAAATTGCACCGGGAGTGGCATGGGTTGCCGCATTATTATCGGCATTATTATCGTTTGAACGTTTATTTCGGGATGACTATGTGGACGGCTCTTTGGAACAGCTGATGCTTTTGCCGGTTGGGTTGCCACAAGTTGCGTTAGCAAAAGTGATTGCACACTGGTTATTAACCGGATTGCCCCTGATTTTATTGTCACCGGTTGCAGCGATTCTGCTATCGTTAGAAACACAAGTTTGGTGGGCACTCGTTCTTACTTTACTACTGGGAACGCCGATTCTTAGCTGTTTAGGGGCGATAGGTGTTGCGCTTACGGTCGGTCTACGTAAAGGTGGGACATTGCTCAGTTTACTTATTTTGCCATTATTTTTACCGGTATTGATTTTTGCCGCCGCAGTATTAGAAGCTGCAACCTTGAATATGGGATATAGCGGTCAGCTTGCGATCATTGGTGCGATTCTTGCGTTAACGCTAACTTTCTCGCCTTTTGCGATTGCCGGAGCGTTGAGAATTAGTGTTCAATAG
- the ccmD gene encoding heme exporter protein CcmD, producing the protein MQFQFESLSDFLSMGNYGFYVWLSYAVSIIAMGGLIWFSRREEKQIMQQVKKELAREAQLNKK; encoded by the coding sequence ATGCAATTTCAATTTGAATCATTAAGTGATTTCCTTTCAATGGGAAATTACGGTTTCTATGTTTGGCTTTCTTATGCAGTTTCTATTATTGCGATGGGGGGCTTGATTTGGTTCTCTCGTCGAGAAGAAAAGCAAATTATGCAACAAGTCAAAAAAGAGTTAGCGCGAGAGGCACAACTCAATAAGAAGTAG
- a CDS encoding heme lyase CcmF/NrfE family subunit has protein sequence MIAELGNYGLALALGLSILLAILPLIGAQKGNITLMSLARPMTWGMFLALTISFGSLFYLFAVNDFSVQYVVNNSNSTLPLQYRLSAVWGSHEGSLLLWIWLLSLWAVAVAAFSRQMPEEAVARVLSIMGLISIGFLLFIIFSSNPFDRTFPNFPADGRELNPMLQDVGLIFHPPLLYMGYVGFSVAFAFAIASLMTGRLDTAWARWSRPWTMAAWVFLTLGIVLGSWWAYYELGWGGWWFWDPVENASLMPWIAGTALIHSLAVTEKRSTFKAWTVLLAILAFSLCLLGTFLVRSGILVSVHAFASDPTRGLYILAYLVLVIGGSLLLYAFQGSKIKSLDNYERYSRESMLLINNILLMAFLSVVFLGTILPLIHKQIGLGSISIGAPFFDQMFVILMVPFAFILGIGPLVKWRRDQISAIRTPVLISLVLMTVLGFALPYLFADRITATSVLGVMMAAIIVILSLYELHQRATHRHTFFSGIFKLSRSHWGMVLAHVGVAMTVFGIAFSQNFSIEKDVRMNVGDQVQILDYNFEFKGIKITDGVNYQGGTAEIAITKNGEYEATLNAEKRFYNVSKMGMTEAAIDWGFSRDLYAALGEKLEDGSWGVRLYYKPFIRWIWLGGLFMALGGLLCMMDKRYRVRIHA, from the coding sequence ATGATTGCGGAATTAGGCAATTATGGCTTAGCACTTGCGTTAGGATTGTCAATTTTATTGGCAATCTTACCGCTTATCGGTGCACAGAAAGGTAATATCACCTTAATGTCGTTAGCTCGCCCGATGACATGGGGAATGTTTCTTGCGTTAACGATTTCATTCGGCTCACTTTTCTATTTATTTGCCGTAAATGATTTTAGTGTGCAGTATGTGGTGAATAACTCGAATTCAACCTTACCGCTACAATACCGTTTATCGGCGGTCTGGGGCTCTCATGAGGGCTCTCTATTGCTTTGGATTTGGCTATTATCACTTTGGGCGGTTGCTGTAGCTGCCTTTAGTCGTCAGATGCCGGAAGAAGCCGTGGCGCGCGTATTGAGTATCATGGGCTTAATTAGTATTGGATTCTTATTATTTATTATTTTTAGTTCGAATCCGTTTGATCGTACCTTCCCTAATTTCCCGGCAGACGGTCGAGAATTAAACCCGATGTTGCAAGATGTCGGCTTAATTTTCCATCCGCCGTTATTATATATGGGATATGTCGGGTTCTCGGTGGCATTCGCCTTTGCGATTGCTTCCCTAATGACCGGCAGATTGGATACCGCTTGGGCACGCTGGTCTCGTCCTTGGACCATGGCAGCTTGGGTATTTTTAACGCTAGGTATCGTGTTAGGTTCTTGGTGGGCTTATTATGAATTAGGCTGGGGCGGCTGGTGGTTCTGGGATCCTGTCGAGAATGCTTCTTTAATGCCTTGGATTGCCGGCACAGCGCTGATTCATTCCTTAGCGGTCACGGAAAAACGCAGTACCTTTAAAGCTTGGACAGTGTTACTTGCTATCTTAGCATTTTCGCTTTGCTTGCTAGGTACGTTCTTGGTGCGTTCAGGCATATTGGTTTCGGTGCATGCGTTTGCGTCGGATCCAACACGTGGTTTATATATCTTGGCTTATTTAGTGCTGGTTATTGGCGGCTCATTATTACTTTATGCCTTCCAAGGTTCGAAAATTAAAAGTTTAGATAATTATGAACGTTATTCACGTGAATCAATGTTGTTAATTAATAATATTTTATTAATGGCATTTTTATCCGTGGTATTTTTAGGTACGATTTTACCGCTAATTCATAAGCAGATCGGTTTAGGCTCAATCTCTATTGGTGCGCCGTTCTTTGATCAAATGTTTGTTATCTTAATGGTACCGTTTGCCTTTATTTTGGGTATCGGCCCATTAGTGAAATGGCGTAGAGATCAAATTTCAGCGATTCGTACGCCGGTACTTATCTCATTAGTATTAATGACGGTGCTTGGTTTTGCATTACCATATTTGTTTGCTGATCGTATTACCGCAACCTCTGTGTTAGGGGTAATGATGGCGGCAATTATCGTTATTTTGAGCTTATATGAATTACATCAACGTGCGACACATCGCCATACCTTCTTTAGCGGCATTTTTAAATTATCTCGTTCGCATTGGGGGATGGTGTTAGCGCATGTTGGGGTAGCGATGACCGTATTTGGTATCGCATTTAGTCAGAATTTTAGTATTGAGAAAGACGTTCGTATGAACGTGGGCGATCAAGTACAAATTCTGGATTACAATTTTGAATTTAAAGGAATCAAGATTACTGACGGAGTGAACTACCAAGGTGGCACAGCAGAAATTGCAATTACTAAAAACGGTGAATATGAAGCAACCTTAAATGCAGAAAAGCGTTTTTATAACGTGAGTAAAATGGGTATGACCGAAGCGGCGATTGATTGGGGTTTTAGCCGAGATCTTTATGCTGCTTTAGGTGAAAAGCTTGAAGACGGCTCATGGGGCGTTCGTTTATATTACAAACCGTTTATTCGTTGGATTTGGCTTGGCGGGTTATTTATGGCGTTAGGCGGTTTATTATGTATGATGGATAAACGCTATCGCGTTCGTATTCATGCCTAA
- the ccmE gene encoding cytochrome c maturation protein CcmE encodes MNPRRKSRLKVVVSILFGVAVAAGLTLYALSKNIDLFYTPSEIVNGKNDDPNQKPEVGQRIRVGGMVVEDTVKRDEKTLKVEFDVNDVGPSITIEYEGILPDLFREGQGIVAQGVLIEPTRLRATEVLAKHDENYMPPELGDKLKQKHNKMGVSESDLKGESERDRAEIEETLKTLQGESK; translated from the coding sequence ATGAATCCAAGACGTAAATCGCGATTGAAAGTGGTGGTTTCAATTTTATTCGGTGTGGCGGTTGCCGCCGGTCTGACGCTTTATGCGCTAAGTAAGAATATCGATTTATTTTATACGCCATCGGAAATTGTAAATGGTAAGAATGATGATCCGAACCAAAAACCGGAAGTGGGTCAACGTATTCGTGTTGGCGGAATGGTTGTGGAAGATACGGTAAAACGTGATGAGAAAACCTTAAAAGTTGAATTTGATGTGAACGATGTTGGACCTTCGATTACGATTGAATACGAAGGTATTTTGCCGGATTTATTCCGTGAAGGGCAAGGCATTGTGGCGCAAGGCGTATTAATTGAGCCGACTCGTTTAAGAGCAACGGAAGTATTGGCGAAGCATGATGAGAACTATATGCCACCGGAGTTAGGTGACAAATTAAAACAAAAACACAATAAGATGGGTGTTTCAGAATCTGATTTAAAAGGTGAATCAGAGCGTGATAGAGCGGAAATAGAAGAGACCCTGAAGACTTTGCAAGGGGAGTCTAAATAA
- a CDS encoding YraN family protein has translation MVLFKALTKRSQGACFEDKARAFLEGQGLKFIAANQTFKCGELDLIMQQGETLVFVEVRQRKSKRFGSAVESIDYRKQQKWLDAANMWLFTQRKQSLDTANCRFDVVAFEGNDPPLWIPNFLG, from the coding sequence ATGGTGCTGTTCAAAGCGCTAACTAAGCGTTCTCAAGGTGCTTGTTTTGAAGATAAAGCCCGTGCCTTTTTAGAAGGGCAAGGGCTGAAATTCATTGCGGCTAATCAGACTTTTAAATGCGGCGAACTTGATCTTATTATGCAACAAGGTGAAACCTTGGTTTTTGTAGAAGTTCGCCAACGTAAAAGTAAGCGCTTCGGCTCTGCAGTCGAAAGTATTGATTACCGAAAACAACAAAAATGGTTAGATGCCGCAAATATGTGGCTGTTTACGCAACGTAAACAGAGCTTAGACACGGCAAACTGTCGCTTTGATGTTGTTGCCTTTGAAGGAAATGATCCGCCTCTTTGGATCCCCAATTTTTTAGGATAG
- the ccmA gene encoding cytochrome c biogenesis heme-transporting ATPase CcmA, translating to MSYMHQLSVINLACERGENRLFEGCQFSVKSGDWLQIEGHNGIGKTSLLRILAGLSTPAEGDVLWNHEPIQKCREEYYTELFYLGHHAGVKPELSPWENLRFFQKMQKLPLSDDALWNALDKVGLVGREDLPCSHLSAGQQRRVALAKLWLTKQKLWILDEPFTAIDKKGVADLISHIERHCENGGIVIFTSHQTAESSQVQILSLDKFKI from the coding sequence ATGTCTTATATGCATCAACTTTCAGTGATTAATTTAGCTTGTGAACGGGGCGAGAACCGTCTTTTTGAAGGCTGTCAGTTTTCTGTGAAAAGCGGAGATTGGCTACAAATTGAAGGACATAACGGTATTGGTAAAACAAGTTTATTAAGAATTCTTGCTGGATTATCGACACCCGCCGAAGGCGATGTCCTTTGGAATCATGAGCCTATTCAGAAATGCCGTGAAGAATATTACACAGAATTATTTTATTTGGGGCATCATGCCGGAGTGAAACCGGAACTGAGTCCATGGGAAAATCTACGTTTTTTCCAAAAAATGCAAAAGTTGCCGTTAAGTGATGATGCACTTTGGAATGCTTTGGATAAAGTGGGATTAGTTGGGCGAGAAGATTTACCTTGTTCACACCTCTCTGCAGGCCAGCAACGTCGTGTTGCTTTAGCAAAATTGTGGCTGACTAAGCAGAAGCTTTGGATCTTAGATGAACCTTTTACCGCAATTGATAAAAAAGGTGTGGCTGATTTGATCTCTCATATCGAACGCCATTGTGAGAATGGCGGGATAGTAATATTCACTAGCCATCAGACAGCAGAAAGCAGCCAAGTACAGATTCTTTCATTAGATAAATTTAAGATATAA
- the dolP gene encoding division/outer membrane stress-associated lipid-binding lipoprotein, whose amino-acid sequence MLTLAKRISVASLFAVSLLSLQGCIATTVVTSAAIATKVATDPRSTGTQVDDEILEERVAYNINKDEQLKQEARINVVAYNGKVLLIGQAPGFDAVENAKNLAAGAEGVTEIYNEIRTGSKIGVGQISIDSWITTAVKSKLLINSEVKSTEVKVITENGEVFLVGKLSPTQADAAAEAARTVSGVSKVIKVISYAQ is encoded by the coding sequence ATGCTTACTTTAGCCAAACGAATCAGTGTAGCGAGTTTATTCGCTGTAAGCCTCTTATCATTACAAGGTTGTATTGCAACAACTGTAGTTACTTCCGCAGCTATTGCAACTAAAGTAGCAACCGATCCTCGTTCTACCGGCACACAAGTGGATGATGAGATCTTAGAAGAACGTGTTGCTTACAATATCAATAAAGATGAACAACTGAAACAAGAAGCTCGCATTAATGTAGTCGCTTACAATGGTAAAGTATTGCTAATCGGTCAAGCTCCGGGGTTTGATGCGGTTGAAAATGCGAAGAATCTTGCTGCCGGCGCAGAAGGTGTTACTGAAATATATAATGAAATTCGTACCGGCTCAAAAATTGGTGTTGGTCAGATCTCTATTGATAGCTGGATTACTACCGCAGTGAAATCAAAATTACTGATTAATTCGGAAGTAAAATCAACAGAAGTGAAAGTCATTACTGAAAATGGAGAAGTGTTCTTAGTCGGAAAACTTTCACCAACCCAAGCAGATGCAGCAGCAGAAGCAGCTCGTACAGTAAGTGGTGTCAGCAAAGTTATTAAAGTGATTAGCTATGCACAATAG
- the mltF gene encoding membrane-bound lytic murein transglycosylase MltF: MKGLLARLFVGMALLLWAWDMVYPWQQLMQAEENRYGQIQQRQVLKVGMINHPLSYFVGADGTAGIEYELAKSFSEYLGVGLEVKSFEHSEQLFKALKENKIDIAAAGLLYQPELGEQFQIGATYYSASWQVAYKKGKTRPYKLADLQDELVVPSGSAVLPILQKLKEEHPKLRWHTTDQFTQEELLLQVAEGKIPYTVAVSVDISAAQHISPNIAVGFDLTDEMPVLWYLPSSSYSELQAAVLDFMDNANETGLISRIEEKYFNHLSRFDYVDTQSYLNAIKSVLPKYQPLFEKYRGDLEWQMLAAIAYQESHWDPSATSPTGVRGMMMLTRDTADRMKITDRTNAEQSIRAGSEYLHLLMGQIPETVPKEDRIWYGLAAYNMGLGHLLDVRRLTKQLGGDPDNWLDVKKNLPLLAEKRHYSRLKYGYARGFEAFQYVENIRRYYSSIINHQRVEEQKVQALQLSKQQAQESQLLEASPIAPFTDKMLTQPEQSNEVIKE; the protein is encoded by the coding sequence TTGAAAGGATTACTAGCACGATTATTTGTTGGTATGGCATTGTTGTTATGGGCATGGGATATGGTTTACCCTTGGCAGCAGCTCATGCAGGCAGAGGAGAATCGTTATGGACAGATTCAACAGCGACAAGTATTAAAAGTAGGAATGATCAACCATCCACTTTCTTATTTTGTCGGAGCGGATGGTACAGCCGGTATTGAGTATGAATTGGCAAAATCGTTTTCTGAGTACTTAGGTGTCGGTTTAGAAGTTAAATCATTTGAACACAGTGAACAGCTTTTTAAGGCATTAAAAGAGAATAAAATTGATATTGCTGCTGCCGGTTTATTGTATCAGCCTGAGTTAGGCGAACAATTTCAAATTGGTGCAACCTATTATTCGGCTTCATGGCAAGTAGCATATAAAAAAGGTAAAACAAGACCGTATAAATTAGCAGATCTGCAAGATGAGTTGGTAGTGCCGTCTGGTTCTGCAGTGTTGCCTATTTTACAGAAGCTAAAGGAAGAGCATCCTAAGCTACGTTGGCATACGACAGATCAATTCACTCAAGAAGAATTGTTATTGCAAGTGGCAGAAGGAAAGATCCCTTATACGGTGGCTGTTTCCGTCGATATTTCTGCGGCTCAACATATTAGCCCGAATATTGCGGTTGGGTTTGATTTAACCGATGAAATGCCGGTACTTTGGTATTTGCCAAGCAGTTCATACAGTGAATTACAAGCGGCAGTGCTGGATTTCATGGATAATGCAAATGAGACGGGCTTGATTTCACGTATTGAGGAAAAATATTTTAATCATTTGTCTCGCTTTGATTATGTCGATACTCAAAGTTATTTAAATGCAATTAAATCGGTATTACCTAAATATCAACCGTTATTCGAAAAGTATCGAGGTGATTTAGAATGGCAAATGTTAGCGGCAATTGCTTATCAAGAATCGCATTGGGATCCGAGTGCAACTTCACCGACCGGTGTGCGTGGCATGATGATGTTGACACGGGATACAGCGGATAGAATGAAAATTACCGATCGAACAAATGCGGAACAAAGCATTCGTGCCGGTTCGGAATATTTGCATCTGTTAATGGGACAAATTCCAGAAACTGTACCGAAGGAAGATCGTATTTGGTATGGGTTAGCGGCTTATAATATGGGATTAGGGCATTTATTAGATGTTAGACGTTTAACCAAACAGCTCGGTGGCGATCCGGATAATTGGTTGGACGTGAAGAAAAATTTACCGCTTTTAGCGGAGAAACGCCACTATAGCCGCTTAAAATACGGGTATGCAAGAGGTTTTGAGGCTTTTCAATACGTAGAGAATATTCGTCGTTATTATAGTAGTATAATAAATCATCAACGTGTTGAAGAGCAGAAAGTACAGGCGTTACAGCTTTCGAAGCAACAAGCTCAAGAAAGTCAGTTATTGGAAGCTTCTCCAATAGCCCCTTTTACGGATAAAATGCTAACTCAACCGGAACAATCCAACGAAGTCATTAAGGAATAG